A single window of Halobacterium jilantaiense DNA harbors:
- a CDS encoding Htur_1727 family rSAM-partnered candidate RiPP has translation MTAERTRVTDEPRSATGREWEVFVREDADGPLKHVGSVTAGDADGAHDHASALFDWVAETVWVCPADETRRYTAAGVDGGRSA, from the coding sequence ATGACAGCGGAACGAACGCGGGTGACCGACGAGCCGCGGAGCGCCACCGGCCGCGAGTGGGAGGTGTTCGTCCGCGAGGACGCCGACGGGCCGCTCAAGCACGTGGGCAGCGTGACCGCGGGCGACGCCGACGGCGCACACGACCACGCGTCGGCGCTGTTCGACTGGGTCGCCGAGACGGTCTGGGTGTGTCCGGCCGACGAGACGCGGCGGTACACCGCGGCCGGCGTCGACGGGGGGCGGTCGGCGTGA
- a CDS encoding radical SAM protein — MTPVDTSERPFVLIWEVTQACELACEHCRADAQPRRHPDELTTEEGKRLLDDAADFGDGQLVVLSGGDPLARPDTVELVEYGTEQGLRMTVTPSGTESLTREAVASLADAGVKQLAVSIDGGSPAAHDSFRGEAGSFVETVRAARAAREAGVPLQVNTTVCGGTVEDLPAVRDLVRDLGATLWSVFFLVPVGRGRALDAIPPERAERLMEWLDEVAREENFGIKTTEAPMYRRVRAQQAQARDGGGAQRRGGITAGDGFAFVSHTGEVYPSGFLPESAGNVREQSVVDVYRDSDLFETLREKDDLRGKCGACEFRHSCGGSRSRAYAATGDPMGSDPLCPYVPAGYDGPLPERQRAATDD, encoded by the coding sequence ATGACGCCAGTAGATACGAGCGAGCGACCGTTCGTGCTCATCTGGGAAGTGACACAGGCGTGCGAACTCGCCTGCGAGCACTGCCGGGCGGACGCACAGCCCCGGCGACACCCCGACGAGCTCACGACCGAGGAGGGGAAACGCCTGCTCGACGACGCCGCCGACTTCGGCGACGGACAGCTCGTCGTGTTGTCCGGCGGGGACCCGCTGGCGAGACCGGACACCGTCGAGCTCGTCGAGTACGGCACCGAACAGGGCCTCCGGATGACGGTGACGCCCAGTGGGACGGAGTCACTGACCCGGGAGGCCGTGGCGTCGCTCGCCGACGCTGGCGTCAAACAGCTCGCCGTGAGCATCGACGGGGGTAGTCCGGCGGCGCACGATTCGTTCCGTGGGGAGGCCGGTAGCTTCGTGGAAACCGTCCGCGCCGCCAGGGCCGCCCGCGAGGCGGGCGTGCCGCTGCAGGTGAACACGACGGTCTGTGGAGGGACCGTCGAGGACCTGCCGGCCGTCCGTGACCTCGTTCGCGACCTCGGGGCGACGCTGTGGAGCGTGTTCTTCCTCGTGCCGGTCGGCCGCGGCCGCGCGCTCGACGCCATCCCGCCGGAGCGCGCCGAGCGCCTCATGGAGTGGCTCGACGAGGTCGCCCGCGAGGAGAACTTCGGCATCAAGACGACTGAGGCCCCGATGTACCGTCGCGTGCGCGCACAGCAGGCGCAGGCGCGCGACGGTGGCGGTGCCCAGCGCCGGGGCGGCATCACCGCCGGCGACGGCTTCGCGTTCGTCTCGCACACGGGCGAGGTGTACCCGTCCGGGTTCCTCCCCGAGTCCGCGGGGAACGTCCGCGAGCAGTCCGTCGTCGACGTGTATCGGGACAGCGACCTCTTCGAGACGCTGCGCGAGAAAGACGACCTCCGGGGGAAGTGCGGGGCCTGCGAGTTCCGGCACTCGTGTGGCGGCAGCCGGTCGCGGGCGTACGCCGCGACCGGCGACCCGATGGGCAGCGACCCGCTGTGTCCGTACGTGCCGGCGGGATACGACGGCCCGCTCCCCGAGCGGCAGCGGGCGGCCACCGACGACTGA
- a CDS encoding multicopper oxidase domain-containing protein, whose product MTNQFGAPGLGISRREFVAATGGIGTAALAGCTAPDGGDDVQTATETAATDTVQQSGLPTTSPPEVVDATEQGNQVTLKSVPAVHEVHPMETMGGPVELPRVWAFATEDGDPSVPGPIVRTEEGEDIEVTLDNTDGKRPHTLHFHGSQTSWENDGVPTTTGIRVAAGEKHTYTIPANVPGTHIYHCHYQTHRHIDMGMYGIFRVDPKGYEPADKEYFMTVKDWDSRLNRKMAGEDVEYSPRTRNPDVFTVNGKSAPRTLHPEDGSPVIVEQGDTVRIHLVNGGYMNHPLHIHNHRFKRVEKDGGQIPEAAQYEHDISDMAPAERHTIEFEANAEPGIYLMHCHKVNHVMNGNFYPGGMLTGIVYKEAMDTDIFGKLMEYAGYDA is encoded by the coding sequence ATGACGAACCAGTTCGGCGCACCAGGCCTCGGCATCTCGCGGCGCGAATTCGTTGCGGCGACCGGTGGTATCGGCACGGCGGCTCTCGCCGGCTGCACTGCACCCGACGGCGGCGACGACGTGCAGACCGCCACGGAGACCGCGGCGACCGACACTGTACAGCAGTCCGGGCTCCCGACGACGAGCCCGCCGGAAGTCGTCGACGCGACCGAGCAGGGCAATCAGGTCACGCTGAAGAGCGTCCCCGCCGTCCACGAAGTCCATCCGATGGAGACGATGGGTGGCCCCGTCGAACTCCCGCGCGTCTGGGCGTTCGCCACGGAGGACGGCGACCCGAGCGTTCCCGGCCCCATCGTCCGCACGGAGGAGGGCGAAGACATCGAGGTGACACTCGACAACACGGACGGCAAGCGCCCGCACACGCTGCACTTCCACGGCTCGCAGACCTCGTGGGAGAACGACGGCGTCCCGACGACGACCGGCATCCGCGTGGCAGCCGGCGAGAAACACACGTACACCATTCCCGCCAACGTCCCCGGGACGCACATCTATCACTGCCACTACCAGACCCACCGCCACATCGACATGGGGATGTACGGCATCTTCCGCGTCGATCCGAAGGGGTACGAGCCGGCGGACAAGGAGTACTTCATGACGGTCAAGGACTGGGACAGCCGTCTGAACCGGAAGATGGCCGGCGAGGACGTCGAGTACAGTCCCCGCACGCGCAATCCGGACGTGTTCACCGTCAACGGGAAGTCCGCGCCCCGCACCCTCCACCCGGAGGACGGCTCGCCCGTCATCGTCGAGCAGGGCGACACGGTCCGCATCCACCTCGTCAACGGCGGCTACATGAACCACCCGCTGCACATCCACAACCACCGCTTCAAGCGCGTGGAGAAAGACGGCGGCCAGATTCCGGAGGCCGCCCAGTACGAACACGACATCAGTGACATGGCACCGGCGGAGCGCCACACCATCGAGTTCGAGGCGAACGCCGAGCCCGGCATCTACCTGATGCACTGCCACAAAGTCAACCACGTGATGAACGGGAACTTCTACCCTGGCGGGATGCTGACCGGCATCGTCTACAAGGAGGCGATGGACACGGACATCTTCGGGAAGTTGATGGAGTACGCGGGCTACGATGCCTAG
- a CDS encoding halocyanin domain-containing protein, giving the protein MGTSALAGGAAAQDAGVAEWLSGVSNYDGVVDETGSDSVTVEVGVEANGGPYGFGPAAVRVDPGTEVTFEWVSNTHNVVVESQPENADWSGEEEINNEGYTYSATFETEGVYQYFCGPHRSMGMKGAVVVGDVEVGGGSGGGGIDWAEVGVLGFAGILGLGLLSPLVSRALGESERGRRHR; this is encoded by the coding sequence GTGGGCACGAGCGCGCTCGCCGGCGGCGCGGCGGCACAGGACGCCGGCGTCGCCGAGTGGCTGAGCGGCGTCAGCAACTACGACGGCGTCGTCGACGAGACCGGGAGTGACTCGGTCACTGTCGAAGTCGGCGTCGAGGCGAACGGGGGGCCGTACGGCTTCGGGCCGGCGGCCGTTCGCGTCGACCCGGGGACCGAAGTGACGTTCGAGTGGGTGTCGAACACCCACAACGTCGTCGTCGAGAGCCAGCCGGAGAACGCCGACTGGAGCGGCGAGGAGGAGATCAACAACGAGGGCTACACGTACAGTGCCACCTTCGAGACCGAGGGCGTCTACCAGTACTTCTGTGGCCCCCACCGCAGCATGGGCATGAAAGGCGCTGTCGTCGTCGGCGACGTCGAGGTCGGCGGCGGGAGCGGTGGCGGCGGCATCGACTGGGCAGAGGTCGGCGTACTCGGCTTCGCCGGCATCCTCGGGCTCGGGCTGCTGTCTCCGCTGGTCTCCCGAGCGCTCGGTGAATCGGAGCGCGGCAGGCGGCACCGATAG
- the sod gene encoding superoxide dismutase, which translates to MSDYELPPLPYDYDALEPHISEQVLTWHHDTHHQGYVNGWNAAEETLEENRESDDHGSTAGALGDVTHNGSGHILHTLFWQSMSPEGGDEPSGALADRIAEDFGSYDAWQAEFEAAASAAGGWALLVYDPHSEQLRNVAVDKHDQGALWGSQPILALDVWEHSYYYDYGPDRGSFVDAFFEVVDWEEPRDRFEQAVDRFE; encoded by the coding sequence ATGTCCGACTACGAACTGCCGCCGCTTCCCTACGACTACGACGCACTCGAACCGCACATCAGCGAACAGGTCCTCACGTGGCATCACGACACCCACCACCAGGGCTACGTGAACGGCTGGAACGCCGCCGAGGAGACCCTCGAAGAGAATCGCGAGTCCGACGACCACGGTTCCACCGCGGGCGCGCTCGGTGACGTCACCCACAACGGCTCCGGCCACATCCTCCACACCCTGTTCTGGCAGTCGATGAGCCCCGAGGGCGGCGACGAGCCGTCCGGCGCGCTCGCCGACCGCATCGCCGAGGACTTCGGCTCCTACGACGCCTGGCAGGCCGAGTTCGAGGCCGCAGCCTCGGCCGCCGGCGGCTGGGCGCTCCTCGTCTACGACCCGCACAGCGAACAGCTCCGCAACGTCGCCGTCGACAAGCACGACCAGGGCGCGCTCTGGGGCAGCCAGCCGATTCTCGCCCTCGACGTCTGGGAGCACTCCTACTACTACGACTACGGCCCGGACCGCGGCAGCTTCGTCGACGCCTTCTTCGAGGTCGTCGACTGGGAGGAACCCCGCGACCGCTTCGAGCAGGCCGTCGACCGCTTCGAGTAA
- a CDS encoding acyl-CoA dehydrogenase family protein translates to MDFGLSDEQQAIRDEVRRFAENEIIPVASEYDQAEKFPHEVMDKAADAGLLGPGIPLEYGGAGYSPLETAIIVEELFAADPGIGLCISSAGFGAEAIMAFGTEDQKERFLEPIPSGDAIMGSAISEPDTGSDVSSVAATAEKDGDEWVLNGNKMWITNGSVGDYFVVLCKTDPDASGRYNGFSQIVVESDRDGFQADKITGKLGIRASDTAELILDDVRVPEENLIGTEGGGFLQIMQFFDETRTMVAAQGVGIARGATDRALEYAQEREQFGRPISDFQAIEHKLAEMRTQTEAARTLTQKSAWSVENRDEQLTALASMAKEFSSRVAVEVADEAVQIHGGAGYVNDFDVERFYRDAKITQIYEGTTEIQKNVIAREMLE, encoded by the coding sequence ATGGACTTCGGACTCAGCGACGAGCAACAGGCAATCCGAGACGAAGTGCGGCGCTTCGCCGAGAACGAGATCATTCCGGTCGCCAGCGAGTACGATCAGGCGGAGAAGTTCCCCCACGAGGTCATGGACAAGGCCGCCGACGCCGGCCTCCTCGGCCCCGGTATCCCTCTGGAGTACGGCGGTGCCGGCTACTCGCCGCTGGAGACGGCGATCATCGTCGAGGAACTGTTCGCCGCAGACCCCGGGATCGGGCTCTGCATCTCAAGCGCCGGCTTCGGAGCCGAGGCCATCATGGCGTTCGGCACCGAGGACCAGAAAGAGCGCTTCCTCGAACCCATCCCGTCCGGTGACGCCATCATGGGGTCGGCCATCTCCGAGCCCGACACCGGGTCGGACGTCTCCAGCGTCGCTGCCACCGCCGAGAAGGACGGCGACGAGTGGGTGCTCAACGGCAACAAGATGTGGATCACGAACGGTTCGGTCGGCGACTACTTCGTCGTCCTCTGCAAGACCGACCCCGACGCCAGCGGGCGCTACAACGGCTTCAGCCAGATCGTCGTCGAATCCGACCGCGACGGCTTCCAGGCGGACAAGATCACGGGAAAGCTCGGCATCCGCGCCTCGGACACCGCCGAACTCATCCTCGACGACGTCCGCGTCCCCGAGGAGAACCTCATCGGTACGGAGGGCGGCGGCTTTCTCCAGATCATGCAGTTCTTCGACGAGACCCGTACGATGGTCGCCGCGCAGGGCGTCGGCATCGCCCGCGGCGCGACCGACCGCGCACTGGAGTACGCCCAGGAACGCGAGCAGTTCGGCCGCCCCATCTCGGACTTCCAGGCCATCGAGCACAAGCTCGCCGAGATGCGCACGCAGACCGAGGCAGCGCGCACGCTCACCCAGAAGTCCGCGTGGAGCGTCGAGAACCGCGACGAGCAGCTCACCGCGCTCGCGTCCATGGCCAAGGAGTTCTCGTCCCGCGTCGCTGTCGAGGTCGCCGACGAAGCCGTCCAGATTCACGGCGGTGCCGGCTACGTCAACGACTTCGACGTCGAGCGCTTCTACCGCGACGCGAAGATCACCCAGATCTACGAGGGCACCACGGAGATCCAGAAGAACGTCATCGCCCGCGAGATGCTGGAGTAA
- a CDS encoding sensor histidine kinase, giving the protein MTQSHSSPTEAPTGVRGRYESFIWWTMDVVGVTGSVRAKVLMAVGIQFAVSVAQVAVPLYLSGTARVVTSAVLLLGAGLAFANTVLVVERDFVEPVTKLRAAATSIAEGDLVEDPPATDQRDEIGELVDAFAAMHHHLGVVAEQAEALADHNFDAPVLEETLPGRFGASLRRMTASLDRHIDRIEADRERSTLLNYLVSHDVPNVVNVLRGRLDLAQRRTDDPEVEEHLDIAEQQVDEIQDVCGVVGKLTRDGGVTSVDVADILRGEVSRVEDTFPDARVRADIPDGSCHVHGNELLNSVFRNLVTNGIEHNDADTPAVSVEVTRENETVVVRVADNGPGLDVEDSEAFFESRPVGSGLNIVHTAVRTFGGNVTVGASDAGGTEFVTELPRHGETAKPPEGDSVPVPQTD; this is encoded by the coding sequence ATGACCCAGAGCCACTCCAGTCCGACAGAGGCACCGACCGGGGTCCGCGGGCGCTACGAGTCGTTCATCTGGTGGACGATGGACGTCGTCGGCGTCACCGGCTCCGTGCGCGCGAAAGTACTGATGGCAGTCGGTATCCAGTTCGCGGTGTCGGTCGCACAGGTGGCCGTGCCCCTGTACCTCTCGGGCACGGCGCGGGTAGTGACATCCGCGGTCCTCCTGCTCGGCGCGGGGCTGGCGTTCGCGAACACCGTCCTCGTCGTCGAACGGGACTTCGTCGAGCCGGTGACGAAGCTCCGGGCCGCTGCCACCAGCATCGCGGAGGGTGACCTCGTCGAGGACCCGCCGGCGACCGACCAGCGCGACGAAATCGGGGAGCTCGTCGACGCGTTCGCAGCGATGCACCACCACCTCGGCGTGGTCGCCGAGCAGGCCGAGGCGCTCGCTGACCACAACTTCGATGCGCCCGTACTCGAAGAGACGCTTCCCGGCCGGTTCGGGGCGTCGCTGCGCCGGATGACGGCGAGCCTCGACCGCCACATCGACCGCATCGAGGCCGACCGCGAGCGCTCCACGCTCCTGAACTATCTCGTCAGCCACGACGTTCCGAACGTCGTGAACGTCTTGCGCGGCCGGCTCGACCTCGCACAGCGCCGCACCGACGACCCGGAAGTCGAGGAACATCTGGACATTGCCGAGCAGCAGGTCGACGAGATACAGGACGTCTGTGGCGTCGTCGGGAAGCTGACGAGGGACGGCGGCGTCACCTCAGTCGATGTCGCGGACATCCTGCGGGGCGAGGTGTCCCGGGTCGAGGACACGTTCCCGGACGCTCGCGTCCGCGCCGACATCCCCGACGGTTCCTGTCACGTCCACGGCAACGAACTCCTGAACTCCGTGTTCCGGAACCTCGTGACGAACGGCATCGAACACAACGACGCCGACACGCCGGCGGTGTCGGTCGAGGTGACCCGCGAGAACGAGACCGTGGTGGTGCGCGTCGCCGACAACGGTCCGGGACTGGACGTCGAGGACAGCGAGGCGTTCTTCGAGAGCCGGCCGGTCGGCAGCGGCCTCAACATCGTTCACACCGCTGTCCGGACGTTCGGCGGGAACGTCACCGTCGGCGCAAGCGACGCCGGCGGCACGGAGTTCGTCACGGAACTCCCGCGACACGGGGAGACGGCGAAGCCGCCCGAGGGCGACAGCGTGCCCGTCCCACAGACCGACTGA
- a CDS encoding GNAT family N-acetyltransferase, protein MPDPRVRPATGEDVDAVADMWVALADEQRAHGSHLLAAANRSQARDLIAQYVHADGVAVATRGSVPVGFVMFHAETGFYETDAARGVVDNIYVRPDLRGDGLGSALLDYAEDALRDRGVDALAVEALAANEAARRLYESRGYEAHRVTLERSAENDTHSKDDA, encoded by the coding sequence ATGCCGGACCCGCGCGTCCGGCCGGCGACCGGCGAGGACGTCGACGCCGTCGCCGACATGTGGGTCGCGCTCGCCGACGAGCAGCGCGCCCACGGCTCCCACCTGCTCGCCGCAGCGAACCGTAGTCAGGCCCGAGACCTGATAGCCCAGTACGTTCACGCCGACGGCGTCGCGGTCGCCACCCGAGGGAGCGTCCCCGTCGGATTCGTGATGTTCCACGCGGAGACTGGCTTCTACGAGACGGACGCCGCGAGAGGCGTCGTCGACAACATCTACGTCAGGCCCGACCTGCGCGGCGACGGACTCGGGTCCGCGCTCCTGGACTACGCCGAGGACGCGCTGCGCGACCGCGGCGTCGACGCGCTCGCGGTCGAAGCGCTCGCCGCCAACGAGGCCGCCCGCCGGCTCTACGAGTCCCGGGGGTACGAGGCACACCGGGTCACCCTGGAACGGTCGGCGGAAAACGATACGCACTCAAAGGACGACGCGTAA
- a CDS encoding phosphoglycerate kinase encodes MPIRTLDDLAAADRAVGVRVDINSPLTDDGRLADDARLRAHVDTLAELLGDDARVAVLAHQGRPGGDEFARLESHAERLDDLLEFPVSYCDATFSQDARDAIAELDGGEAVILENTRFYSEEYMEFEPPRAAETFLVDRLAPALDAYVNDAFAAAHRSQPSLVGFPERVPAYAGRVMEEELAVLGAIDETPTPRTYVVGGAKVPDSVMVAEHALEHDLAEDVLVTGVVANVFLAAAGVDVGRESTAFIHDRGYENEIARAGDLLAEYGDRLHLPVDVAVERDGERVELSTDDLPPADDEALLDVGSETVAAYADVLAETGTAVLNGPAGVFEDDKFADGTRGIFEAASGAVYSIVGGGDTAAAIREFGLSGFDHVSTGGGAALRMLTGEELAAVEALR; translated from the coding sequence ATGCCGATACGGACCCTCGACGACCTGGCGGCGGCCGACCGCGCGGTCGGGGTGCGCGTCGACATCAACAGCCCGCTGACCGACGACGGTCGGCTGGCCGACGACGCTCGCCTCCGCGCGCACGTCGACACGCTGGCCGAACTGCTCGGCGACGACGCCCGCGTCGCCGTGCTCGCCCACCAGGGCCGTCCGGGCGGCGACGAGTTCGCGCGCCTCGAGTCCCACGCCGAACGACTCGACGACCTGCTCGAGTTCCCCGTGTCGTACTGTGACGCCACCTTCTCGCAGGACGCCCGAGACGCCATCGCCGAGTTGGACGGCGGCGAGGCCGTCATCCTGGAGAACACTCGGTTCTACAGCGAGGAGTACATGGAGTTCGAGCCGCCGCGTGCGGCCGAGACGTTCCTCGTCGACCGGCTCGCACCCGCCCTCGACGCCTACGTGAACGACGCGTTCGCGGCCGCGCACCGCTCCCAGCCTTCCCTCGTCGGGTTCCCCGAGCGCGTGCCGGCGTACGCCGGCCGCGTCATGGAGGAGGAACTCGCCGTGCTCGGTGCCATCGACGAGACGCCGACGCCCCGCACGTACGTCGTCGGCGGCGCGAAGGTCCCGGACTCGGTGATGGTCGCCGAACACGCCCTCGAACACGACCTCGCCGAGGACGTCCTCGTCACGGGCGTCGTCGCGAACGTCTTCCTCGCGGCCGCCGGGGTCGACGTCGGCCGGGAGTCGACCGCGTTCATCCACGACCGCGGCTACGAGAACGAGATTGCGCGCGCCGGCGACCTCCTCGCGGAGTACGGAGACCGTCTCCACCTCCCCGTCGACGTGGCCGTCGAACGCGACGGCGAGCGGGTCGAACTCTCCACGGACGACCTGCCGCCGGCGGACGACGAGGCGCTCCTCGACGTCGGCAGCGAGACCGTCGCGGCGTACGCAGACGTACTCGCAGAGACCGGTACCGCCGTCCTGAACGGCCCGGCCGGCGTCTTCGAGGACGACAAGTTCGCCGACGGCACCCGGGGTATCTTCGAGGCGGCATCCGGCGCGGTGTACAGCATCGTCGGCGGCGGCGACACCGCGGCCGCCATCCGCGAATTCGGGCTCTCCGGCTTCGACCACGTGAGCACTGGCGGCGGTGCCGCGCTCCGCATGCTCACCGGCGAGGAGCTGGCCGCTGTCGAAGCGCTCCGGTGA
- a CDS encoding CBS domain-containing protein: MDQLALRDVMSRDFVGVSEADGLLDAVSLLREENTTSAVVLRGTEPVGMLTADTVIDVVADDRDLSSVDVAEVMTETPASLPQSATVTEAGDVMARTGDHRVLVTADDSVEGVLEARDIAPAVAGRTESGGSTPATGGAPGSVAATTDTPVEMAESTSEEFADGPTDEYADGAAPNDYAEQGVCESCGGLAAELASVNGRLLCTECRSV, encoded by the coding sequence ATGGATCAGTTAGCGCTCAGGGACGTGATGTCCCGCGACTTCGTCGGTGTCAGCGAGGCCGACGGACTGCTCGACGCCGTGTCGTTGCTACGCGAGGAGAACACCACTTCGGCGGTGGTGCTCCGTGGAACCGAACCGGTCGGGATGCTCACCGCAGACACGGTCATCGACGTCGTCGCCGACGACCGCGACCTCTCCTCGGTGGACGTCGCGGAGGTGATGACGGAGACGCCTGCGTCGCTGCCCCAGAGCGCGACGGTCACCGAGGCCGGTGACGTGATGGCGCGCACCGGCGACCACCGCGTGCTCGTGACGGCCGACGACAGCGTCGAAGGCGTGCTCGAAGCCCGCGACATCGCGCCGGCAGTAGCTGGCCGCACGGAGTCCGGCGGGAGCACGCCGGCCACGGGCGGTGCACCCGGCAGCGTCGCCGCCACTACCGACACACCCGTCGAGATGGCCGAGTCCACGAGCGAGGAGTTCGCTGACGGCCCGACCGACGAGTACGCCGACGGCGCAGCGCCCAACGACTACGCCGAGCAGGGCGTCTGCGAGAGTTGCGGAGGCCTCGCGGCCGAACTCGCGAGCGTCAACGGTCGGCTGCTCTGTACCGAGTGCCGGTCGGTCTGA
- the udk gene encoding uridine kinase — protein sequence MTIPSFVIGIAGGTGAGKTTVAHEITDEVGESVTLIPLDNYYEDLSHLDFEERAKANYDHPSAFEWDLLRDHMDTLLSGQSVEMPQYDFEQHVRKEERITVEPTDVIVLEGILALYDEDVNEMLDLHIYVETDADVRILRRIERDVVERGRELEGVMDQYLSTVKPMHEQFIEPTKKHADIIIPEGANSVAVNLLEEKVQAESSEMAAWAAREDARYERQ from the coding sequence ATGACCATCCCGTCGTTCGTCATCGGCATCGCGGGTGGGACGGGCGCTGGCAAGACCACCGTCGCCCACGAAATCACCGACGAGGTCGGTGAGTCGGTGACGCTCATCCCGCTGGACAACTACTACGAGGACCTCTCGCACCTCGACTTCGAGGAGCGCGCGAAGGCCAACTACGACCACCCTTCGGCGTTCGAGTGGGACCTCCTCCGCGACCACATGGACACGCTGCTGTCCGGGCAGTCCGTCGAGATGCCCCAGTACGACTTCGAGCAGCACGTCCGGAAGGAGGAACGCATCACCGTCGAACCGACGGACGTCATCGTTCTGGAGGGAATTCTGGCGCTATACGACGAGGACGTCAACGAGATGCTCGACCTCCACATCTACGTGGAGACGGACGCCGACGTCCGTATTCTCCGGCGCATCGAACGCGACGTGGTCGAGCGCGGCCGCGAACTCGAGGGCGTCATGGACCAGTACCTCTCGACGGTGAAGCCGATGCACGAGCAGTTCATCGAACCGACGAAGAAACACGCCGACATCATCATCCCCGAGGGCGCGAACTCCGTCGCCGTCAACCTCCTCGAGGAGAAAGTGCAGGCCGAGAGCTCCGAGATGGCCGCGTGGGCCGCCCGCGAGGACGCGCGCTACGAACGGCAGTAG
- a CDS encoding DUF5785 family protein codes for MAEMEDPSGRDWVHDPDGEKGSEGGRKYGLAVLSKMTTEGEDFPLDAAAFVEEYGDSPVRLNHQRVVSVSEIFEHVDADEFETKVDFHKKVGAALQAADFLDYHPQE; via the coding sequence ATGGCAGAGATGGAAGACCCCTCGGGGCGGGACTGGGTCCACGACCCTGACGGCGAGAAGGGCAGCGAGGGCGGCCGCAAGTACGGGCTCGCGGTGCTGTCGAAGATGACCACCGAGGGCGAGGACTTCCCGCTGGACGCGGCGGCGTTCGTCGAGGAGTACGGCGACTCGCCGGTCAGACTGAACCACCAGCGCGTGGTCTCGGTCTCCGAAATCTTCGAGCACGTCGACGCCGACGAGTTCGAGACGAAAGTCGACTTCCACAAGAAAGTCGGTGCGGCGCTGCAGGCGGCGGACTTCCTGGACTACCACCCCCAGGAGTAA